A stretch of the Candidatus Nealsonbacteria bacterium genome encodes the following:
- a CDS encoding S41 family peptidase → MQKRIFFGFLILASLTSFSFGILVGRTTVEPKIIFGVINPEEGKSQEVDFSLFWRVWASIQEKFVDEEKFDYQVMLYGAISGMVNALDDPYTVFFNPEEAKKFKEDVSGKFEGVGMEVGIRKNELTVIAPLEGTPAQKAGLRAGDKIIKIGDTITGELTIDEAVSFIRGPKGTEVTLTIFREDWGIPREITLIREVIEIPSLKWELLASPGEAGGKEPDIAYIKLYHFHEKAGVDFKKAAFDILESPAKKIILDLRNNPGGYLEISQDIAGWFLERGQVVVIEDFGEGKEKKDYKAGGNELFLEYPMVILINQGSASASEILAAALRDNRGIKIIGETSFGKGSVQELEDLPEGSSLKVTIAKWLTPKGDILTDVGLEPDIKIDMTEKDYEEEKDPQLEKAIEIIEQL, encoded by the coding sequence ATGCAAAAGCGAATATTTTTTGGTTTTTTAATTTTGGCTTCATTGACAAGTTTTAGCTTTGGAATTTTAGTTGGCAGGACAACAGTCGAACCAAAGATAATTTTTGGAGTCATAAACCCTGAGGAAGGAAAATCTCAAGAAGTCGATTTCTCTCTTTTTTGGAGGGTTTGGGCAAGTATTCAAGAAAAATTTGTTGACGAAGAAAAATTTGACTATCAAGTAATGCTTTACGGTGCTATTTCCGGAATGGTAAATGCCTTGGATGATCCATATACTGTTTTTTTTAATCCCGAAGAGGCCAAAAAGTTCAAAGAAGATGTTTCTGGAAAATTTGAAGGAGTCGGCATGGAGGTCGGAATAAGAAAAAACGAATTAACAGTTATTGCTCCTTTAGAAGGAACACCGGCTCAAAAAGCGGGACTAAGGGCTGGAGATAAAATTATAAAAATTGGAGACACGATTACAGGTGAGCTGACAATTGATGAAGCGGTTAGTTTCATTAGAGGGCCAAAAGGAACAGAAGTAACTTTAACAATTTTTCGAGAAGATTGGGGAATACCAAGAGAAATTACGTTAATTAGAGAAGTAATTGAAATACCTTCATTAAAATGGGAATTACTCGCCTCGCCAGGCGAAGCCGGTGGGAAAGAACCCGATATAGCCTATATAAAGCTTTATCATTTTCATGAAAAGGCTGGAGTTGATTTCAAAAAAGCAGCTTTTGACATTTTAGAAAGCCCAGCCAAAAAAATAATTTTAGATTTAAGAAATAATCCAGGAGGTTATTTAGAGATATCTCAAGATATTGCTGGTTGGTTTTTAGAAAGAGGCCAAGTTGTGGTCATTGAAGATTTTGGCGAAGGCAAAGAGAAAAAAGACTACAAAGCCGGGGGGAATGAACTATTCTTAGAATATCCCATGGTAATTTTAATCAATCAGGGATCGGCTTCAGCCTCTGAAATTTTAGCTGCTGCTCTTCGAGATAACCGTGGCATTAAAATCATTGGAGAAACTTCTTTTGGAAAAGGCTCTGTCCAGGAATTAGAAGATTTACCAGAAGGATCATCTTTAAAGGTTACAATAGCCAAATGGTTAACTCCAAAAGGTGATATTTTGACTGATGTTGGTTTGGAACCAGACATCAAAATAGATATGACCGAGAAAGATTACGAAGAAGAGAAAGACCCTCAGCTTGAAAAAGCTATAGAGATAATTGAACAATTATAA
- a CDS encoding acylphosphatase, which yields MRKRVIILVSGLVQGIFYRSNTLEKAKELNLTGWVKNEFSSSVKIVAEGEEENLEKLIEWTKQGPALAKVDKIEVEWERDRGKFKDFEIRY from the coding sequence ATGAGAAAAAGAGTTATTATTTTAGTATCAGGGTTAGTACAAGGAATATTTTATCGATCTAATACTCTGGAAAAGGCTAAAGAGTTAAATTTGACAGGTTGGGTGAAAAATGAGTTTTCAAGTTCTGTGAAAATTGTGGCCGAAGGGGAAGAAGAAAATTTAGAAAAATTAATTGAATGGACAAAACAGGGCCCCGCTCTTGCGAAGGTTGATAAAATTGAGGTAGAATGGGAAAGAGACAGGGGAAAATTTAAGGATTTCGAAATTAGATATTGA
- the rplI gene encoding 50S ribosomal protein L9 has translation MKIILLKDVENLGKKYEVRNVKAGHARNFLIPEKLAKPATKEALKWLEVQKQISTKKVEEELKGVQELASSIDGQEIMIKVKVGEKDQLFESITPQKISEKLKELGFEIKKNKILLEEPIKELGEFPVKIRLEHNLESEIRVILIQEE, from the coding sequence ATGAAAATCATATTACTAAAAGACGTTGAAAATTTAGGAAAGAAATATGAAGTAAGAAATGTTAAGGCAGGCCATGCCAGAAACTTTTTAATTCCAGAAAAATTGGCAAAACCAGCGACAAAAGAAGCCCTCAAATGGTTAGAAGTCCAAAAACAGATTTCAACAAAAAAAGTTGAAGAAGAATTAAAAGGAGTTCAGGAATTAGCTTCTAGTATTGACGGGCAAGAAATAATGATTAAGGTTAAAGTTGGCGAGAAAGATCAGCTTTTTGAGTCAATTACTCCTCAAAAGATTTCAGAAAAATTAAAAGAATTGGGCTTCGAAATTAAGAAGAATAAAATCTTACTTGAAGAACCTATTAAAGAACTGGGTGAATTTCCGGTCAAAATTAGACTTGAACACAATTTAGAATCTGAAATAAGAGTAATTTTAATCCAAGAAGAATAA
- a CDS encoding CTP synthase — protein MTRFIFISGGVMSGIGKGITTASIGKILQSKGFKVTAVKIDPYINVDAGTMNPIEHGEIFVTEDGIECDQDIGNYERFLDLDLTTDNYITTGRVYQAVINRERNLGYGGRCVEVVPHIPLEVISRINRVAKRDKAEIVLIEIGGTVGEYQNMLFLEAARMMKLSQPRGVLFILVSYLPIPKIIGEMKTKPTQYAVRSLNMAGIQPDIIIARSQISVDEPRKRKISLFCNVALEDVISAPDIESIYQVPVNFEKDQLGNRILKKFGLRARKNNLKDWANLVKTIKRAKKPVKIGIVGKYFETGKFTLMDSYISIIEAVKQSCWFHKRKPEIHWLGSETYEKNSQSVKKLKDYDGIIVPGGFGDRGIEGKIKAIEYCRKNKIPFFGLCLGMQLAVVEFARNVCKIKKACSVEFSKNCKSPVIDVMPEQKALISGKRYGGTMRLGIYKCKIKPGTISFRAYSTNPELKSITVSERHRHRYELNNNFRKVLESKGMIMAGINPKRNLVEIIEISNHPFFVGTQFHPEFKSRPLNPHPLFKEFIKACLKKSS, from the coding sequence ATAACACGATTTATTTTTATATCGGGGGGGGTAATGTCGGGTATCGGCAAAGGAATAACAACGGCCTCAATTGGAAAAATCCTTCAGAGTAAAGGGTTCAAGGTTACGGCTGTTAAGATTGATCCTTATATTAATGTCGATGCCGGAACAATGAATCCCATTGAACACGGAGAGATTTTTGTAACCGAAGATGGAATAGAGTGTGATCAGGATATTGGGAATTATGAAAGATTTTTAGATTTGGACTTAACCACCGACAACTACATTACTACGGGTAGAGTCTATCAAGCCGTGATAAACCGGGAAAGAAATCTCGGTTACGGAGGAAGATGCGTTGAAGTTGTTCCCCATATCCCCCTGGAGGTAATCTCCAGAATTAACAGAGTAGCCAAAAGAGATAAAGCCGAAATTGTTCTAATCGAAATCGGAGGCACAGTGGGGGAATATCAAAATATGTTATTTTTGGAAGCAGCTCGTATGATGAAACTCTCTCAACCAAGAGGGGTTCTTTTTATATTGGTAAGTTATTTGCCTATACCCAAAATTATAGGAGAAATGAAAACAAAACCCACACAATACGCTGTAAGATCTTTGAATATGGCCGGTATTCAGCCAGATATCATTATCGCCCGCTCTCAGATTTCTGTTGATGAACCAAGAAAAAGAAAAATTTCTCTTTTTTGTAATGTAGCGTTAGAAGACGTTATCTCCGCTCCCGACATTGAATCGATCTACCAGGTACCTGTTAATTTTGAGAAAGATCAATTGGGTAATCGAATTCTAAAAAAGTTTGGGCTAAGAGCAAGAAAAAACAACCTAAAAGATTGGGCCAATTTAGTTAAGACTATAAAAAGAGCAAAAAAGCCGGTAAAAATTGGTATAGTTGGAAAGTACTTTGAAACAGGCAAATTTACCCTTATGGATTCTTATATTTCGATAATTGAAGCAGTAAAGCAGTCCTGTTGGTTTCACAAACGGAAGCCTGAAATTCATTGGTTAGGATCAGAAACATACGAAAAAAATTCTCAATCAGTAAAGAAATTGAAAGATTATGATGGAATTATTGTGCCAGGTGGGTTTGGAGACAGGGGAATAGAAGGAAAAATAAAAGCTATTGAATATTGCAGAAAAAATAAAATTCCCTTTTTTGGTCTTTGCCTGGGAATGCAGTTGGCAGTAGTAGAATTTGCCAGAAATGTCTGTAAAATTAAGAAAGCTTGTTCGGTTGAATTTTCCAAAAATTGTAAGTCTCCGGTGATTGATGTAATGCCGGAGCAAAAAGCTCTAATATCAGGAAAAAGATATGGCGGAACAATGAGGTTAGGAATCTATAAATGTAAAATAAAGCCCGGAACAATAAGTTTTAGAGCTTACAGCACTAATCCGGAGTTGAAAAGCATAACAGTCTCTGAACGCCACAGGCATCGATACGAACTGAATAATAACTTCAGAAAGGTCTTGGAATCCAAAGGAATGATAATGGCCGGCATCAATCCAAAAAGGAATCTTGTTGAAATTATTGAAATATCAAATCATCCTTTTTTTGTGGGCACTCAATTTCATCCTGAGTTTAAATCGAGGCCGTTAAACCCCCACCCTTTATTCAAAGAATTTATAAAAGCCTGCCTCAAAAAATCAAGCTAG
- a CDS encoding 50S ribosomal protein L27 yields MAKTKSAGATKLGRDSLPKYLGVKLSDGQLARPGMIIIRQRGTKFIPGKNVRRGRDDTLYASKEGVVRFRTKRIRRFDSSQKIAKIVDIE; encoded by the coding sequence ATGGCAAAGACTAAATCAGCAGGCGCAACAAAATTAGGGAGAGATTCTCTGCCAAAATATCTGGGAGTGAAGCTTTCTGATGGACAATTAGCCAGACCTGGAATGATAATTATTCGTCAGCGAGGCACCAAATTTATTCCCGGTAAAAATGTCAGACGAGGCAGAGATGACACTCTCTATGCTTCAAAAGAAGGTGTTGTTCGATTTAGAACAAAACGGATCAGACGCTTTGATAGTTCTCAAAAAATTGCTAAAATTGTTGATATAGAATAA
- the uppS gene encoding di-trans,poly-cis-decaprenylcistransferase, producing the protein MKEIPYHIGIIIDGNRRWAKNKSLPFLEGHRRGLEKVKKIGRWCKKKGIKILTLFAFSTENWNRPKIEVSYLMKLIIQALSQKNIKEIDEDGIRIKIIGQKERLSSRLQEIIKKAEATTRNNREGILNIALNYGGKAEIVEAVKKIIKKRVPFHKISEKLIEANLWTSGEPHPDLIIRTGGEERLSNFLIWQTAYSELYFSKKYWPDFTEEDLDEILEDYSHRQRRFGK; encoded by the coding sequence ATGAAAGAAATTCCATATCACATTGGCATTATCATTGATGGTAATCGAAGGTGGGCCAAAAATAAAAGTTTGCCCTTTCTTGAGGGACATCGGCGGGGATTAGAAAAAGTAAAAAAGATAGGGAGGTGGTGCAAAAAAAAGGGAATTAAGATTCTTACTCTATTTGCCTTTTCAACCGAAAATTGGAATAGGCCTAAAATTGAAGTTAGCTATTTAATGAAGCTAATAATACAGGCCTTGTCTCAAAAAAATATCAAAGAAATCGATGAAGACGGTATTCGCATTAAAATTATTGGCCAAAAAGAAAGACTATCTTCTCGACTGCAGGAAATAATAAAAAAGGCCGAAGCAACGACCCGAAACAACAGAGAAGGGATTTTAAATATTGCTTTAAATTATGGCGGGAAAGCCGAAATTGTGGAAGCTGTTAAAAAAATTATTAAAAAAAGAGTTCCATTTCATAAAATTAGCGAAAAATTAATTGAGGCAAACCTTTGGACTTCGGGCGAGCCTCATCCCGATCTGATTATTAGAACAGGAGGAGAAGAGCGTCTTTCGAATTTTTTAATCTGGCAGACAGCCTATTCCGAACTTTATTTTTCAAAGAAATATTGGCCGGATTTCACCGAGGAAGATTTAGACGAAATTTTGGAAGATTATTCTCATCGCCAAAGAAGGTTTGGGAAATAG
- a CDS encoding thiol reductase thioredoxin: MLEFNSQNFEEEVLRNGKLVLVNFWRPGCKPCLVIEPIIEEVAKKFEGRVEVGNFNIMENPEIAQKYKIPATPTLIIFKNGKPIEKAVGLRLKQVLIDKINSLL; the protein is encoded by the coding sequence ATGTTGGAATTTAATAGTCAAAATTTTGAAGAAGAAGTTTTAAGAAACGGAAAGCTGGTTTTAGTCAATTTCTGGAGGCCGGGATGTAAACCTTGTTTAGTGATTGAACCTATCATTGAAGAAGTGGCTAAAAAGTTTGAGGGTAGGGTAGAGGTTGGAAATTTTAATATAATGGAGAATCCTGAAATTGCCCAGAAATATAAAATTCCAGCGACCCCCACTCTTATCATTTTTAAAAACGGGAAACCGATAGAAAAAGCAGTCGGCTTACGTCTCAAGCAAGTTTTAATCGATAAGATTAATTCACTATTATAA